AGCCTGGCTCCATCGGATTTTTTTCTGAAATAGAGCAACAGTTCATCGGACATTTCATGAGCAATCGAAGGATAACAAAAACTTCGATTCATCTTAAAAGCCTTGTTCAAGGAGAATGGGAGACGCTAAAGAAATTCATACATCGTTTCGTCAATGCAACCCTGTAGATTCAAAAATTAGATCACGGAGTGGCAATAGCAGCCCTGACAACGACTCTACAACCAGAGGATTTCCTAAATTCTCCAAGGGAGAACTGATGACACGTGCCCAAAAATACATCAACCTATAAGAGGTGATGAACACAAGAAGGAGCCGAACCAACTTAAAAAGGAAGGGCCCAACAGATAAGCACCGCTCATGAGGCCCGAAGATCaacccacttgatgagcacaattTATGAGGAAAAACAAAGGTTAAGCACTGCTCAGTAGAATGGCTTAATAGATGAGCACCTCTCATGAGACCTAAAGACTAGCCCActagatgagcacaactcatgaggcttgaagaatggcccaattgatgagcatagctcatgaggcaTGAAGACTGACCAAACAAATGATCACTGCTCATAAGGCCTGAAGACCAGCACACTTGATTAGCACGGCTCATAAGGCAAGACAAAGACTGAGCACTGCCCAGTAGAATGGCCCAATAAATGAGCATCGCTCATGAGGCTCGAAGACTAGCCCCTtggatgagcacagctcatgaggctTGAAAATTGGCCTAattgatgagcatagctcatgtGTCTTGAAAACTGGCCTAACATATGAGCATCGCTCATAAGGCCCGAAGACCAGCCCACTTGGTGAGCACAACTTATGAGGAAAAACAAAGACTGAGCACTGCTCAGCAAAATGGTCCAACagatgagcaccgctcatgaggcccaaagacCAACCCATTggatgagcacaacttatgagaCTTGAAGActggcccaattgatgagcataactcatgaggcctgaagatTGACCAAACAGATGAGCACCACTCTTAAGGACCGAAAACtagcccacttgatgagcatagctcataaGGCAAAATAAAGACTGAGCACTGTTCAGCAGAAtggcccaacagatgagcactgctcatgaggcctgaagattagcccacttgatgagcatagctcatgaggccCGAAAATCAACCCACTTGGTGAGCATAGCTCAAAGGCTTGAAGATTGGCCCACTAAATGAGCACTACTTATGAGGCCCGAAGTTCAGTCTACTTGATGAATACAACTCATGAGACTTAAAGACTGGCCTAATAGATGAGCACTGCTCAGAGACCCAAAGACCAGCTCActtgatgagcacagctcatgaggcaaAACAAAGACTGAGCACTGCTCTTTGAAAAATCGGCCCAACTAATGAACACTACTCATGAGGCTTAAAAGTTGCTCAGATTGGTAATAATCCAACCAAAAAATCTATTTGGATTGGTTAAAAATCTAACCAAAAAGATTGCTCAGATTGTTGAAAGACAACAAAATAAATGCTTggctcattaaaaaaaaaaaagtcgaaTAGCTGATTAGATCAATGATCAGACCAAACAATCGTCAAAAAATGGCTCGGCAAAAGCTCTTTAGCTCAGATGAAGCTGAAATATGAAGAATCAGATTCAAAAATAAAAGGCATAAAAGATTTTAAAGTCTTCGAAAGTtggaaacaagtttcaaaaattcgaaacCAGAGGGGGGGCAACTCATATACCTCAAAATACCTACAATAATGATCTTCAATAATGCTGAATTAATCATATCTTCAATAATGCTTGATTAATCAACTAGCACAATAATTCAACGCAATAATGTTCCTCAATAATGTTGAATTAATCATATCTTCAATAATGATGGATTAATCGTATCTTCAATAATGATGGATTAATCAATCAGTACAATAATTCAACACAATCACGATCCTAAAAAATGCTAGATTAATCAATCAGCACAATTATTTAGTACAATAATGATCATCAATCAATTATTAATCAACTTTCACGACTATAAAAGGAGACTTGGAGAAGAGGTAACCATCTCACTCATACTCATTCTTTCTATTGTTGCAATTCAAAACCTCTCAAtagtcccttacttaggcattggagtgatccTCCGGAGTACACCCTGAGTCCTCCAAGTCATTCTTATTTgtttcttttcaggtggtcgtgatcaaggaACGATTCCCGAAGATCGTTTGATTTTTGGCAGCAACAGACCACTTAGCTAACAAACCATATAAATGACAGGTGAGATCTTCCCTTATTAAATCAATCCTATTTTCCAATTAAGCCAaaccctcccctcccctccccgATCTAGGGGTGTTCAACAACCCGACCAACCCATCCAATCTAACCAATCCAAACCAAGCTcaccaaaaaaattaattttgaatgatttatgggTTGGTTggcaatttaacatttttcataaCCCAACTGTATGGATCGATTTGCAAGTTTAGTGTCCACCCGACCcaacttgactcacttctaaaggATGtgtgtaagaaaaaaaaaattgataagaaCCATTGATTACATGTGACCTATGAAAGAATAcaaaggatgaaattttttttctttaagtaATGTCTATGGATATGATGTTTTGATACTTATGAACGATAATGGACAAATTTTGCATTTTATAGTTTAATGTAGTTGATAGAATGCGTGTTAGACAATAAACATAATATTTCTTTGATTACTTTCATAATCTTCTTCATATCATGTTATCAGtgcaaaattgaaaattataaattatcatattattaaattgatattatctattttttaatataagaaatctactatttaatatatttaacttGAATGAGGCTAGCGTAAGTACTAGTACtttcaatataacatatgttATTATATTTGGTAAAATTGTCTCAAATATTTTTGtgttcctttttcttttctacttTAACTGTAAACAAGTTAAACCGCCGACCTGATACAACCTActtgataatatcaatcaaaccTACCTAAACCAATTCAAATAATACCTTCAATGGCTTGACTTATAATTGGATTTTCATCAAAATAACAAGAATTAGAATTTTAAGCCCAAACCAACCCAACTCGTCTCATGAACACCCCTTCCCCCAACACCTCTCTctaaacaacaaaaaaaaaaataacaatttatTTTCTCAGTCACAAAATAAGTTAATCCAATCCAAAATCTCAAAGCACCAAAATCATACACATGGAGCCACCACATGTTACGAAGAAATTTTGCTTGCCTCACAGTTATAGTTCCTTTATTTAATTGCCAAGACAATGATTAACACATTAGAAAGAGCAGTTTCGTAATAATTTTTAAGAACATTgttcattacaagtgagagtttaaacaacattattttttttttttgtttggagagagagagagagagaggttaaaataattattttatgggataaaatttaaaattaaatcacAAACTATGTTAAAAATAGAAATATGAGaagaataaaatttaaattaatattaaactaaatataaatataaaataggaAAAGAAATGTAAAGTTGGATCAAAGAGGAGTCAAGAGAagattaataaaaaatagaaaataaatttaattttttttcatgtgAATCCCATTATTGCATATCGcatataattaaataattgagCTTTGGCCTCTTAGGTCATTGCCAACCATAAAATAGAGGGGGTTCTAATCCCTTGAGAAAGAAAGtgtgggggtttagggtttaagaatAAGAGATGCCTTCTCCTTTAGGCACATTGTAAATAGCCACATTATTATAAATCTTTTTTTGACATAAAGGGGGAAGAAAAAAGTAATGAAGATTTTACCATGGGAAGTGAGTCCTCCCAAGTGGGAAGCATGAATTAAGGAATTTTGAAATTAAACATTTTAATCACACATTCATTTCTATAcatttatattaattatattcaaactaaaataaaaattattttcttattaaaaaaaatattggcaACAAGTACGACAAAAAAGTAAAACCTTTTATAAAGTAACTAATAACAAATAAGAAGTGTTGTGAAAGGCACTCAAGGACTATGCGCAAGAAgtaaataataagaaaacaataaTTTAATGTTTATTCGGTTTTctgttgttgttttctattttctattttcatttcaacataatgaagaaaacaaataataaaaatgcaGTTATTTAGGGTATCAGTTTTTCATTTCTGTTAGCGATTTTCAATTGTTtataaaacaactaaaaaccaaaatttataatttttagatGTTTTGACAACATATTACAAGAAATTTCAATATTTAGAAATATTtcttttgaattaaatcatttattttatacactttaaaataaaaataaatatacacataaatttttaaataataataaaaattcaattataaaatattctgaataattttcaattatcatgtccaataaaatttttatcgtaaagtaaaatttgaaaatgtaacaactaaataaaataattaaaatcatttttattttttattaaagtatttttttaatgAGTATTGctctataattttattattttaatcacatttttaataatattatttaatttaaagatgaaaataaatatttttaaattaaaattttaatttatttaaatttagcGAGCATAACAACAAAAATTCGGAATATCTTTTTGTCAGCATACAAATTATGTTATCGTGGACAAATTTCAATAAGCTGTGGCCAAATCTCTAACATGTGGAGGGGCGAGGGACCACATTGGAACTCTCTTTTAGCGACGCATTCACCGTCGTTAAAAATTTTACAAAACGTACCACATgcataaaaagaaaatttctttccttatttctcTAATTTATAAAACCTCATGGCAGCATTCAAGCGGCATCGCGGGACTGATTGCCAACACTTTGGGAGAAACCTTCTGgttttttattttcactttcaaAATCAGTCCCCATTTTGAAACAAAAGCTCACTCAATACTGCACAACAACGTCAAAATAGTTGAAGGCATTAACCATGAAGTGCTTAATCTCTACAGTGCTCAAGTTGCACGGCAACAACAGTGGGAAAGACTTCAGAAAATGTACAGATATTAAGAAGACAGTGTTTCAACTTTGACCCAACCCCTGTGCAGCAGCTGCAGATTATTCGCCTTCACCGACTCTTGCAGCAACCTATTCTTTCATTCTGGGAAAACCCCGACACGACATCAATGGAGAGGACTACAAAACTATGAACACTCTAAATTATACTGTCAGTAAGACATCATCCTAACAACAACTAAGATAATCTTTAAAGAAGGCACAACAGACAAGCTAGAAAACAACATTTTCACTCCACCTAACCTAAAGAGCGTTGAGAAGTTTTTTGATTCAAGTTAACCCCCACCCCCCTCCTCCCTTTTACTTCGTTACTTCAGCATATGTATTGCAGCTGCTTCCGCTTCTCGAACCAAGCTAGGACCTTTTTCCCATATAGATTGTTGCGCATAGATGAGTAATGCACTCGAACAAGATTCTGTAGAGCATTTGAAACGAATCCCTGCAGTTGCAGCGATAAAAATAAAGGTTATGACTCGGTAACGTGGACAAAGAAAAAGATAGGAAGCCGTAAGCTGCAATTACTGCAGtgaaaaataacaatagtaaatGGAAAAATTGTAGTGAAGCCGCACATAGCAGCCGTGCAAAGCAATATCCCACTTCAATATGTTTTTGATAACAGCAATATCTTAGTCTACCACAACCGCATTAAAATATAGATGACCTCATTTGATTGGATCCATTTGCTGCTCTGGTAAGAAATTTAGACCTAGTTATTTTTTGTTTTGCAtagtttccataaatttttcaGTAGATTAGGAAATTAGATTTCCATGTTAGTCCTCTCAGGTAGGTTTGAAAACCAAACATAGACCTATTTGACCAAGACAGGTTGACAGGGTCGGGTCATTCCTAGCTGTTTCAGGCATCGCTTGACAAACAGGCACACATGGGCTAACATGGATGAACTAACCTCTGACACGGATAATGCAGTCTGAATAACATAGTTTCCAAAAGGATCAAGCAGCAACATCGAGACATTTGGACTTCTGAGCAACTCAAGAATAATCTGTTCAGATTGCTCTCTTCTTGATTCTAGCAGACACTTCTCCACAACATTACTACCATATTTATTGCAGGAGAGAGACGCATAACTCCCTTTAAGCTGTCTCAGAAGATTCGTAATtactcttgctatcttcatttcAAGTAGATATTGCACAACATAGTTcctagaagaaaataaaaaataattgaacCATAATAAGCTCAGATTGCAGCAGCACATGAATTTTAGAAGTAGAGCAACAgtttagttttacaaaaacaAACCCATAACGATCTTCTGCCAGTGGTAGTGCATTTACTGTTATCTCAGCCACTAGATGCTCTCTGCATTCCCCCTGTGAGTGCTCAATGCATGACTGCAGCACACAACACCCACTTTTATCTGTTGCAATTGCAAAAGAATTATCTGCTACCTCATTTAGAAGATGCTGCCAAAGAGGATCCAGTGTTAGATAACTTACAAATCGAGAAGCCAAATTTATTGGTGGCACATAAAATACTAATGAAGATTGGATCCCAGAACTGCTTCCAGTAATACTCCTATTAGCACAGTGTCCAGCAACACTCAGAAATAATTGCTGATTGGAAACTCTTCAGTTCTCCTATGGAGAAACTTTATTTGTTTACTAATTTCTTTTGCTCTATGGTGATGAGCTACATACGATGGCTCATGTATCCATATTATGCAAATATGTCTATAAGACAACACATACTGAATGTGATCATAATATGATACAACATCAGTTACAAGTACACAAACATTCCCATGTTTTCATTGTTTAGATGAACAGATTTGGAGCCTATTGCTTACCTTATATCACTGCAGTGTGAAAACTGAATCTAGCAGATTGATCATTTCAGTTAGCATGTATGAAAACATACATAAATAACATGAACATAAACATGCAAAGGGGTAGAAAACTGGAAGCTATTTTAACGTCTTCATGTCAAAGACAAAAAATGGTTTAACCGTGTGAAATTTAGACTCCGCCCAATTAAGAAGTCTCCAATTTAAACCTGCACATCTTATCCTGACCATTTACAACTACTTTTGTCAAATTTAGCTCTAAACACttaaaactaaatttaataaTGAAAAAATTTCAATTATAAATAATAAGATGTTGACATTAAAAAGAATGTCAAGAATATATTCTTAAACACACTGTATGTTGTACTAAAAATAGCCTAACATAAATTCTCAAACTTAATAGAAATGGGTTTAGAAAGAGCAAGCCAAAGCTGAACCTTCAGTTAGGCACATCAAAAACTAGAGATGACAGATTTTACTTTGAGAAATTTCTCATCTTGTGAATCAAGTTCTTTGCATCAAAAGGTTCCTGAAACGCAACTAATTACAACAGCAATAGTAAagcataaaaaaaatagaaatgctGTACTTTAAATTTCATAGATAGAGTACATTCCTTAATTCATTAACTACGGCAATTTTTTTACCCGTATATCAAGCTCAGTTTGTACATATCCTAAAACCAAAGAATATTGTCCAAGCACGAGCTAGGTTTTTCAGGATCATGTGCATATACCATACGAATGCTTATCCTTTCAACAGTGGGAGTGTTTACAATTATTTTAAGTTGGTAAAGTTCTTACTACCAACAACAAGCAAGGATGAAGCTTAAGATCAGCAGACCTACTAAATAACACAACTAAACACTCAACATGTGCCCGCCAAAAAGTGAATTGGAAGCGGTCAACCGTGTTTTATATTGCTTCTTGAGGCCAAAGATCATCATCCAGACTAGACTCTTACTTGGACATTCATTATCAGTACACCCACAATGTCACATTCAATTTCTAGCAACTGTTAAAGCTTTCACTTGCTCATTCGTTGGTCAGAGAAACAAGAATTCAGTCACATGACATAAAGTCATTCATGTCAGACATTTAATGTGACGATTTGGAAGGGTGACTAGCACATTCAAAACTCATACTACTTGGTTTTTATCCTAAACTTCCTTTGTTTTCCCAGTCCAACCATAAGAATTTCAAAGCACCATTAAAGGTGACTCTTAACAAAGTTCTGACAAAAATAATTCTACTATGAACTGTTAGAGCCTTTTATTGAAGAAGGGGAATAGTCAAACAGCATGCTTAATGGGTAGACAAATCTTAAAGCAACAATTATCGTCTTTatatttcaaagttaaaataGATTTGATACGAAAACTCCTCACTAGCTGTTTTTCAGAATACAGCATTAGGGCCTTGAAATAAGCATAATCAATTTcatattgtaaaaataaaataaagtaataaaatagTTAACATCATAAAATCAGTTTAGTCCATGGGtaaataataagaagaaataACACTTTAGTCCAACACAAATTGATCCCACCTGATCTCAAGGGGAATAAGATGCTAAAATAATAGAAGCTAAATGGTTATCATAATACTTTGAAAAATGCATTGGTGGAAAAGAAAGATAAAAGCATTTTCGGGCCTCCGGATACTAATTAGATGAATTTATTGTTGTGGAAAAGTTCAAAGCTGCATTTCAAAGAAACTTCTGTGGTGCCACTGAAAAGTGGCATCAAGAAGCAGCCAACACAATGCAGCTTTCTCAAAATGCAGGGACAAATTCAAAAGCATAATGGCATGATGTGTATCTTATTTTATCTCAAACTGCAGGCCTCCACCCTAGCCCCATGATTTGGAGCTCAGAGTCCAGCTCCACACGTGCACCTTGGAATTGGGTTTGAATACAATGCAATATAAAGCTGTACTGAGTTTCATTCAAACCCACACAAACCAAATTCCCAGGCCTGAAATCTATGATCTCAAACAAAGTTAAGGGTTTGCCAAGACCAgctaaacaaaaaaaataaaaataaaataaaaatttaaaaaaatttaaaaaataaaataaaacatttcaagttATCATTCAAACGATTCTATGACAGAATCAATATTAAATAACCTCTGAGCAGATTGACAAAGTTAACAATGATTAGAACAAATATCATAATGCCTCAATTTATCAGTCAGCATAGAAGTTTGACCAAATCCTACGCCGTATAAGCAGATGAAAAGGAAGAGTCATCACTAATTGAAAcagaaaaagaaacaaagaaacagATTCAACAGGAAAATCCTCTTCTAAATTCAGCACAATATCCTCAAATGCTGCAACAGAATTAGGGGGGAAAATCTTGCACAGCCAATGAACAGAAACGAACAATAACCTTATTGTCTTCATAGTTGAAGCGCTCCAAGCAATGCTTGATCACATGATGGCCATTATTATCCTTGGACAAAGAGAGAGCACTGCGGCTTAGAACAGACATAACTAAGGAGATTTGTGGCTTTGTGGTGAGACGATCCAATAGTTTTTGCACGGCACGAGTCCTGCCAGAAGGGGAAAAAATGACTATTTCAATACAATCCAAAACCCAACTTGCCCTTGCTTTGAATTTGGAAATAaaaaagcttataaatacatatgatttGATGGCatcttttgaaataatttataAGAACAGTGAAGGGATGAATTGACGTACCCATGCATGTTTAGACAAATAGCGACAAGTTGAAAATCGTTCCTCGTCAGCGAGAGAACAATCCGAGTCCTCTGTTCATCACTGCACACCTCCACCAGCCTCTGGAAAAGATAATTCCCAAATGGGTCCACCATCAAGATGCTCACATAATCAATAACCTCCGAGAAAATCATCTCAATTTCGTCATCCTTTATATCATCGAATTTCGTCTGCAGAAATCGGCATCCGTATTGATCCATGGCTAACGGAACTATTTGTCCCTGCAAATCCTTCAATAGCAAGTAATCTAATCCCAAATCCTGTGCCATTAGACGACCAGGATGGTGATTAGAGGAGCTGTTACTAGTTCTTTCTTCCGAGATCAAACCATCAAAAAGCCCAATTGGGTCTGGGTCACTCAGTAACTCATTGGGGATCGAACCCAACACATAACCATCCCAGCTCTCAAAATCAGACCTCACCATTAATGGGTACCGCCCATAATCCGGCAACCCCGTGTTCTCAAAAGTACCGACGCCGTCGTCGCGCAAGCTCGAGCTCTGCAGCTCACCATTCGTTTGTCTCTTTCCATGTAAGGAAAGAGGCAAGAGAGCTCGATCGCCGATTGAGTAACCCAAGGCAGGGGTTTCGAGCACCGACTCGCCGCCATTAACGCCGCCGTGGCGGCTCGGCAGAGTGTACGAAGGCCCGCGAGGATAGGCCGAAAGATCGAGCCGGGCAAAAGAGGCCTCTAGGGTTTGGTCAGAATGGGTTTCGAAAAGCAGGGGCCTTTGCACCGCAGTTCCCGGCTGCGGGAGGCGGCGACCACCGCCGTCCGCCGAAGACACGGGCCACGAGGCAGTGATTTGCGCGGCGAGTTTTTCCTTTTTGATTCTTTTCTCCATCGTAACGGCGAAAGGGTCTAGAATCGGAGGAAAGGGGTAGaaacagagaaagagagagagagagagagagagagaaagaaagtgggggagggggaggggaggggaagagccgaagaggagagggTTTAGGGTGGGGTTTTTAAGA
The sequence above is a segment of the Malania oleifera isolate guangnan ecotype guangnan chromosome 8, ASM2987363v1, whole genome shotgun sequence genome. Coding sequences within it:
- the LOC131162514 gene encoding pumilio homolog 12-like is translated as MEKRIKKEKLAAQITASWPVSSADGGGRRLPQPGTAVQRPLLFETHSDQTLEASFARLDLSAYPRGPSYTLPSRHGGVNGGESVLETPALGYSIGDRALLPLSLHGKRQTNGELQSSSLRDDGVGTFENTGLPDYGRYPLMVRSDFESWDGYVLGSIPNELLSDPDPIGLFDGLISEERTSNSSSNHHPGRLMAQDLGLDYLLLKDLQGQIVPLAMDQYGCRFLQTKFDDIKDDEIEMIFSEVIDYVSILMVDPFGNYLFQRLVEVCSDEQRTRIVLSLTRNDFQLVAICLNMHGTRAVQKLLDRLTTKPQISLVMSVLSRSALSLSKDNNGHHVIKHCLERFNYEDNKHLLNEVADNSFAIATDKSGCCVLQSCIEHSQGECREHLVAEITVNALPLAEDRYGNYVVQYLLEMKIARVITNLLRQLKGSYASLSCNKYGSNVVEKCLLESRREQSEQIILELLRSPNVSMLLLDPFGNYVIQTALSVSEGFVSNALQNLVRVHYSSMRNNLYGKKVLAWFEKRKQLQYIC